Part of the Mangifera indica cultivar Alphonso chromosome 4, CATAS_Mindica_2.1, whole genome shotgun sequence genome, ATTACCATCAGGCTTCAAAAGCTCTTGTCAGAAGTTTAAAGCCAGGTTGAAATCTGTGCTTGTTCTGGAAATTCGACtcataaaataagaattttttggCAAAACATGCTAGTCATGCCTTAATGGATCATTTCTCTTAATCATTAAGTTATTATGACTGCCTTCTTTTTTCTTACCAATTAAACGTGATGCTTTGGCCATGTCTATGATTTCTTGATCTTATGATTTGTGTTCAATGGTTGTTCTtccataattttgttataaaaacaATGACATTCCAATTTTTATTTACAGCTTGTAATTCATCAGTCAAAACTGATTCATTAGATAGCCCTTTGCTTGTTGCTAATGGAACTTCTGTATACACTGCCAACAATTGCGTGAAATGCAAGTGTGATGCTGCAAACAATTATAcgtaagtattttttttttcaaaatgatggtTAGTTATGCTGAAATCTTTTCTTCATATTCTGATTTCTCAAGAAACTAATTTTAGTTAACTCTTCTTTTGTGCGGTCAGATTACAATGTGAGCCAGCCAACCTTCAGGGGTTCAATTGTTCATCTATGTTATGTGATGGTTCAGAATCTTTATTGTTAGGCAACACCACTATCAGTGGTTGCAATCAGATGACGTGTGCATATGCTGGTTATGCTAGCAACCAAACCATCTTCACAACACTTAACACATTGTCTACTTGTCCAGGTAAGTTAACATTCCAGTCTCTTGCATTGCTTTGATTTTACTTGCTCTACCAAGTAAAAGACCTATGAAATGAGCTTCTATAACTCCATATGTATGCCCTCCATTTCTTTTTTACTTCACCCATCTCATTGGATAGGAATCTGTTCTTTCACTTCGCTAAGATTTCCTTAAATTCGTTTGATTGTTTCTTCTTGGAAGGCTTTCTGTATAATCTAGCTTTTTATTCACTTTTACCAACTGTTATGTCTGGCTTCCTAATTATGAAAGCATCTCCTCagtattttttccttttgtgaTTCTGAATGCTGTTATCAACTCAAAAACTAAACATACTGACATTACCATACCTGCCAGAATACTTGCATAATCTTGGTTGTTAAGCTTTGATCACTGACACATGTTATGATTTTTCCTTGTTGATGAACAGCTCCTAACAGTAATAATGCTTCCAAGCTcggattgaattcaaactttgtTATCTCCATTATCTTGAGCCTCCTTTATCTCTATCTTTCTCGTTAACATTACCGTACTTATGGGTTtgctcaatttttcttcttcatgttGTATTGAGTATAGGAATGGAGTAGTGTGATGTTATGTTTTGATGTAGTAATAGTGTATGAGAAATATGTGTGTAATGCTGAATGCTAGTGCGGTGTATGTAACTCTTTCACTTGAAGAGTTGTATCTCAATGATTATTTGTAATTCTATTATGGGTGGCAATAAAAGTCTATTCCTGCTTAATTTGATTTGCAGAACTTCCCATTCTGTTCCTTGATTTATCATGTAGTTTATTAAGATCTCCTATTTTCTCCATATTGCAGGAAACTATGTTTCTTGCTTAAGAAATTATCACACAAAAACCCAATATAATATGTGGACCAGTATTACTCGTGcccattttgaatatacaaatgagtacacacttatatatgtcacATGATTGagtgtaattttatttttaatttaaaatcattcaattatataatgacacacataAGTATGTATTCATTTGTGTTGATAAAATggatatgcataattttattgtaatatatgaATAAGCTATATATCTTACAGTTCGACAAATTTACACACTCAATTTCGACTCATTAAATAATGATTCAGTTTGGACTCACTAAAAAATGTCTTAAAGTTTACATAGAGCTATTAATGAAGAATAAATTATGCGGTGTACAATTTGAGGTGACAATTTGTGATacgattatttattttttatcttatttaaaaattatctaattaaatattattacgtgagattttataaataaatgtataccATTTATATACTCAAGTAGCATTACTCAATACTGAATgatctaaaatttatcaatttaaggGCCCTTAGTCAATTTAGAATTTGCAAAATTAGTTACCTGTAGCTTTTATTTGGGCCACCGCAAGCCTTTTGTCACAGTTGGGCCTGTAAATCTGGGCTAGGCCGTTTACATTCAGTTTGCTATTTACTCCTTCACCATGCAGTGCAAAGCCTATTACGATAAAGCTGTAGAACTGCATATATTCGCGAGTAGAAAACAAGTagcaaaacacaaaacaaactCCAGAATTGAGTTTCAGTTCAGTTCGGTTTTTCATATATTGAACAAGCCAATTACTTGGCATCCACGTAACAggttcttctttctctttctttgtattttgtttctaatcatcccttttttaataattgtgaACGTTACAGGTTGTTCTTTCCTTTTCTGGGTTTCCCTCATTTATCACGATAGACAAATTCTCACTCTTGTTTATTCTCTATATCGTTTTCGAAAAAGTTGTCGTTTTTATccattttatttactttttgacTCTTTGAGAgtgtcttttatttattttgttcttgagGTTTGTGACGCTTCTCAACTCTGTTTTCTGTTCTGTTTAGTTTCTTGTTGGTTATGTTAATGCATTAGTAAACCGCAGTTTCAATTCTTATTTTAATCTTTAGTTATCAACCCGTTGGACGGTTGTTGAACAATCTGTTCTTTTGAATAACAATGTCAGAGGCTTCAGTTAAATTTGTAactgattatttatatattatgaacGGTTATGTTTCAGTTTTGTATTCTGATGTTTTGCTTTTCCATGTTTGTTTTGTTACAGTACTTGTATTTTTTGGACAATGACGATTACACAACTTAACGGTGGTAGACTTTCTAGTGGAATGAGAACTAGAAATAGACAGCAGAATCCAATAGccaaatcaattaaatcaagGTTTCTATTGCAACAAGGTGGAGTTCGTGATTCTAGTGTAGCATTTTGTAGGAATTGGCCCCTGTCCTTGGAGCATAGAAGTCGTGTGCCAATCTTGGTTACTTGTGGTAGAAAATGCAGTATTCCTGCGGCTTATGATCAGTTGAATTCTGATTTGGGTGTGGATTCTGCTGATGTGGAGGAGAGGTTTAATTTGGAAGATGATACTGGTTTCAACAGTTTGTCTGAAAAATACCCGTAAGACTGAAAGCACAACATTTGGTTGTTTGTTTTGACTTTTGTTGCATTTTATGTGTTTGGGTTACATTGTGAATTTGTATGTAAATAGCATGTTTGGTTAAATGAGTGTACTTCTACCTATTATTGAGTCGGTTCATTTGTATATGAAAACATTATGATTGATTTTTGGATATTGCTTGATGTTAATGCATCTATGCCAGTGTcaattttttgtgattttgtttgCAGAAAGTTGGGAAGGATACCTATCGGTGATTATCTAGATTCCAAAAGTGAGGTTGACAAATCACATTTTGTGGATGTCAAGCTTGAGCTTACCATGCTTACTTTGCCTGCAATTGCTGGACAGGCTCTTGATCCCTTAGCACAGTTGATGGAGACTGCTTATATTGGTAGATTAGGTTGGTTTGATGTTTagttcctctctctctctctctctatctataTGTGCTGGTTTTAAAATCTTTATTgcatttgatttattaataatttttgttttcttttagaCGTGCTTTGTTCTTGTTCACTATAATAAAGCTAAGTTGGATTGAGGTTCTTTAGTTTTTCCTATAGTATTCTGTATTCTTATGAAGGATTAATTTGGTTCTGTAGGTTCTGTTGAGTTGGCTTCTGCAGGTGTTTCTATAtcgatttttaatattatctcgAAGTTATTTAACTTTCCTCTCCTCAGTGTTGCTACTTCTTTTGTTGCTGAGGAAGTTACAAGTAATGCACTTAAGGATCCAACATCAGGTCAATATAAACTGGAAATAAATTTCACGATGGCCTTCTTTGAATTTTGGAagatttaacattttattcacCACTTCTAACtttggtttatttttatgtaacaGGAGGCAGTGGTAATAGAATACCTTTTACTGAGATAAGTGAAAGAAAGCAGCTGGCCTCAGTGTCAACGGCTTTACTGTTAGCAGTTGGGATTGGCATCTTTGAGGCCTTAGCACTATTTTTGGGTTCTGGACCGTTTCTAAACTTGATAGGTGTACCATCAGTAAGTCCTATAGTACTAAGTTCATGCACTGTTGCTGATAATCTTATGATTCTCTGTCTCTAACTATGTCATGATCTTATGCTTCTCTGTTTCTTGCCATGTCTTTtgttatgtgtgtgtatatCATTATCTGCATATTCTGTGTTTGTTAATTTAATCTTGCATTTTGactttttatcttatattatgcTTGGAAGattcatttgattatttttttcaactaaGAAATTCATGTTGTATGCACCTGctgttcaatttttttgaagGCATCTGAGATGTTTGCTCCAGCACAAAGATTTCTTAAGCTCAGAGCCCTTGGAGCTCCAGCAGTAGTGGTTTCCTTGGCTCTTAATGGCATCTTTCGTGGATTTAAAGATTCAAAGACTCCTTTTATATGTCTGGGCAAGTATTTGCTTTAACTTTTGGATGCATAAAATAGTAAGGGTCGACTGGCTTGAGTTTTGGCCGCTAAACATTTCCAGATTTATAAGTCAAGATCTGTATTACTAAAATATCCATGTTTAGTTTTgttatgtttcaaaaatttatattattcagTGTGTTCCAATGTTTCtcaattatgaatttgaaaagCTCAGCATGTGTGCTTCTGTGTGAGTGTGCATGTGTTTAGTCATTGATTTTTGTTGTTGTCAAAGTTGGATGATTGTTGGGTGTGATTTTGTGTCTGAATTTTGTTTTCACCTCCGTGTTGTAGAATGGACGGatcatttgtaattttgtacctaactatataatatacaagtataattttattggatgATTACTGTTGTAAGATTGGTTGATTTGTTTCCCAACAtagttcattaatttttttccttcaaattcTTTCCTGTTCTTTTAGCTAATAATTAAATCTTTACAAGCTCATGTTTACTTCTTTTCAGTCTCTTCTGACTATTTTCAGATGTTCCATATGCAGGTATTGGTAACTTGTTAGCAGTATTCTTGTTTCCCATACTGATAAATTACTGTCAGATGGGTATAACTGGAGCAGCGATATCGACTGTGGTGTCTCAGTATGTGCCATATGAATTggtttttttcttcctttgatatatattttattttttgatattaaagTATAGTTATGATCAACCACTGCGTTAGGTATATTGTTGCTGCAGCAATGATCTGGTATTTGAACAAGAAAGTTGTGTTACTGCCTCCAAAGATTGGAGATCTAAAATTTGGTGGCTATATAAAATCTGGTATTTTGTTCTCTCaccatctttaatttttattataatatcttttCCTTGTCCAAGAAATAACAGCTAATTGCTGGACATGATTGATATGTTGTTGTGGTACTTGCTTGCATGCTTCTCTTACAATTATTTGCTTCTGCAGGTGGCTTTCTTATAGGAAGAACTCTTGCTGTTCTGTTAACAATGACGCTGGGGACGTCAATGGCTGCTCGTCAAGGTTCAGATGCAATGGCTGCACATCAGATATGTATGCAAGTCTGGTTGGCTGTATCTCTTCTAACTGATGCACTAGCTACATCTGGTCAggtacaaaatttttatttatggtaGTTACTTTTACAGGTTTAGTAgcattatttatatctatcaacttttttatcttttatagttACATTATTTTGATTGACAATTTTCATTGAAGTCAAGTTGAATATTATTGGAACAGAGGTTATTGTTGAAGATTTTACCAGTTCAAGTGTTCTTTAACACAAGTTGCTGCTTTTATTGACATATGAAATACCTAAATGTAGGCCCTGATTGCAAGTTACATATCTAAAGGTGACTTCGAGACTGTCAGAGAGGTTACCAATTTCGTGTTGAAGGTAAGTTTCCTGTATGATTTctctttttggtttttggtGCTAAGACTCTCGGGTTTTAGCCCTAGATTTCTTGGTCATTATGCTTGATGTGCaagattttatgttaattttaataccttATTTGCATTTCCTTTTTCAGATAGGAGTAGTCACAGGTGTTTCCTTGGCTGCAATTTTGGGGCTATCTTTTGGATCATTGGCCACACTGTTCACCAAAGATCCTAAAGTTTTAGGAATTGTTAGAACTGGAATATTGGTATGAATGGAATTTGACACTGAGCTATTTCTTTGAACTTATTCTCCCTTTCTTGAGTTCGCGTTATGTATTTATTGGtgccattttatataattttgtttaacaatttcatttaattttcttacagTTTATCAGTGCCACTCAACCTATTACTGCGCTAGCTTTTATTTTTGATGGTCTCCATTATGGTGTTTCTGACTTTCCATATGCTGCTTGCTCTATGGTAAGCCATACCATAAACTTGAAACATCTGATAGATgtctttattttgattgtgaaAACTGAACATATGGTCTTAATGACATTTGTTATGTTACATGTAGATGTTGGTTGGGGCAATTTCTTCTGCATTTTTGCTATATGCTCCTCAACTTCTTGGTCTTCCTGGGGTTTGGTCAGGCTTGGCACTCTTTATGGCCTTGCGCATGACAGCAGGATTTTTCAGGTAATTGAAAATGAACTGGGTTCTTTACATGCTGGATAGTGTTGGTGCAGAGTTAATCTTTGCATATTCTGCCTTGTGTTCTAACACTTATATTTCCTGAtaattcttttatgttttcAGGTTACTTTCAAGAACTGGTCCATGGTGGTTCCTTCACACTGACTTGGAGAAAGCCAAGGTTTGTGGATACtggtgattttaatttaattcatggTTTGCTATTCTTTTACAGgcataacatttttcttttttttgccATCTAGCAATTTTTGATTGTTTgcttattatcaatttaatgataatttattttattgattggttTGTACAAAATCTATGCTTGACATTCAGTTAGTGATGTTTGAATCTATTGATAGAAATGATACGAGTTTTTATCTAAAGATAGATGAAACAAGGCATTATTTACAGTAGGAAATAAACTTAATTAGTAATCTGTAATTGTCTGCCAACCTCAGATGAAGTATACTCCATAAAAAGAGGCTCAGATGACTAATTAGCATAAGCTGGGGTTCTAGAATGGAGTCTGAGAGCTAACTATAGTTTTTAAGAATCTGTCATCCAGTAAAAGAAACGTCTGTAATATTCTAGCAGTGTTGAGTGAAAATAGATTGGTGCTTATGATACGACTCCATTATTTTACTGTGATTTATTGCTTCATTGGTAATTATATTcctttatttttgtctttgacAGTACTGCTGATTCTATCAGGTTTGTTATTATATCATCACCGGTTTGGCCTTTccattatttttaagttattttcaTGTCAGATTTAATAGTTTGGTCCAGGCCTACTTAATCTACTACTTTTTCAGCTGGTCTGAAATCAGAGCAATCTGGGAATGACTAGAGGACATCAATCGCTGAGTCTGACTAATCTCAAAGAAATCTTtacggttttttttttaactgttgaTTAATTGATTAGTTTTCAACATTGAATTCGTTGTAACTTATAGATAACTTAGGAAACCTTAAACCACATGTTTATCTTACTGATTTATGTGAATGAACTAATTGCTTTTGATCATTAGATTTGTCGATCCCAACTAGTATTTTCGTTCCTATGTTAGGTGCTTCAAATTGCATGAACTTTTGAAATAATTTCAAATGTGGAAAGTTAAATTACAATTGCATATAAGCCGTTGGTCCATACGGCTGAAACAATTCAGCAAAGAGTCCTTTCTCTTTGGGTTCCATCTCATGACCTTGCAGAGTTGATCATTGTACAAAATTTGTTGGACAACTTAACATGAATTCTTGTAGTAAGGGCCAAGTATTGCTTCATGTATTTGCCTCATTCCATGTGtccttttccatttcttttctgCTCAGTAACTTGAATGTGCCCTCAAGAAGCTCGGCTAGCCATCAAGATCTCATTTCCGGGACTAGCTTGAAAGACTTTTTGAGAATCAAGAGCCTGCTATGGAGTCCTGACAAGTCTGGGATACAAAAAAGTCTTTCAGCTTTTTATCTACTCTGAATCCTGTAGCCAATGTGAGCTAATCTGTCTTTAGAAGTGTTGGCTCTTCATCAAACAGAATGACCTCACAAAAACTGAAACTTTGAGATTTCTTCAAAATGATGCGTCCCTCTTGAACTTTGTCACAGAACTTCGCATGAACAATTGAGATAAAAAATGGGCTTGTATCTTGAAGAAAACTGTGTATTGGCACCATCCCATACTTGCCCAACTGAAGGTTCTTCTTAATGCTACTTCCAACAAATTTCGTAATTGCATAGTTAGTGAATTAGACACCAGTAGAGAAGTTTATTTTTCCTTGAATATTGTGAAAGAGGAAAATAATATACGGTACCAGTGTTGAAAGCATTGTTGCCAAGAGATTTAGCGTTAATCATTATTCAGGCTTCTGAAGCTAAGTTATGAGAATCTgttcatatataacaaataacaatatgCTAAAGGCGCTTATCAGGGAAAGTAACCAGGACGATGCCAATGTTTGGTCTGGTATATAATTGTACATGGATGTTCCACCCTTGGAATCCAGTGAAAATAAAACTGATGATGAACTCTTCAACTATTCTCACCGTTTGCTGCTCTGTATTCCATGGCAATGCCCAACACAGTGTTATTGTATCCAGTGATAGACGCCTTCTAACTCAATCCAGCTCTACAATCAAATCAACATAGCTCAATCAATTCACACCAGATCTCACACaactttagtacctttaaaattctaataacaCCAGACAATGTAGAAGCAAAAAGGGTAAATAAGtagtaacaaaataaaaagaaatctGGCAACAGTGGTGTCAGTTCCTCCCAAGCAAGATTGCCCCCTTTCCTAAATCGTTGACGACTAATTCCGGGGCATTTCTCTCTAATATGTTTGGTCATATTTTTGTCCCTCACCATCTTTCATCACTGTCTTTATGCCTTGCACACATGACTCTTTTTAGAACCTTTTTGGATGATTCCAACTCACCGTTTAGCAACAATCTTCTgcattcactttttttttttttttttcccttctagTACACCTTGGTAATAGGTTGCCTAACAGTACCTCCTCGGAGAGCCACCTTGTCTTCAAGGTGAGAAGTAGGGAATTGATCCTTAATGAAGTTCAGTTGATCCCATGTACTCTCCTAAATCGGCATCTCCTTCCGTTGAATCAACACATCCAACAATCCATTTAGGTCTCTTCGAATTTCTAAGACTGCTTTGATTGCAACATTAATTCTATGTTTTCAATAAGGCAAGGTGGGAATGGTTGGCTAGCAACCTTGGGGACTTGGGACTTTTGAGTTGTGAAACATGAAAAACCAGATGTTTGAAAGTTATCCCATATATGTTCAAAACAGaatctaaaaatttcattttcataggTTATAAAATATTTCCTCAAACTTAACATCttttaaacccaaaaattaTCTACTTTAACCCTAATCCTTAAATATATAGTAGAGAATTctttaaatattgtttgaaaaaaaatgtttgttaAACATTTCTAagaaacttatttttatatattatctgaaaaatataagatttgacTCATTGTCTGTAgtctttaaatatttactttgaaCTCTGAAATAATAAGTTTGGTCTAATTGTATTGTTTGTTGGTTGtgcacattttttattatttagctGGGTCATTGAGAGTAcaaatgacatataattatgaaattatggTTAAGTCACTAAAAATGATAGgtaatatatgattttgaaattttgtctGAGTCATTGAAAAAACATGTGATACTATTGTGACATAagttttaagataaatttttgcTCAATATTTGGTATATGAAAAGTTATGAAATAGTGATGTCAAGTGTCCCACCATAATTGTactaaaatgaaagaaattggTCTCATTATGGGAAACAATGTGTTCCACTGATACTGCAGAAACAACCACAACGGATATATCAGCAATCAATATTGCTGCTTGCTGTTGTGTATTGTTTCACATGCATACTAATTTTGTGTTGAAAATGGTTAAAAAACACAAATTAGAAGGCAATGAATGTAAAATCCATAAAGATAGTCAATCAATTAACCACTGTAAACATAATCCAAAGGTCCATAAGGTTCAAATAGTTCAGCAAACAATCCTTTCTTTCTCCTGGGGTTCCATCCCATATCCTTACATAGTTGATCATTGTACCAGATATGAAGAATAGCTATGCATGATTTTCTGTAGTACTGGCCTGAGTATCTTTTCATGCATTCAACCCATTTTGCCATATCCTTTTCCATATCTTTTATTTCAGGTAGTTTAAACGTTCCATCCAGAAACTCAAATAGCCACCGACATCTCATTTCTGAAGTGTACAAGTTAGAAAGACCTTCTGAGAATCCAATTACTGCTAGTTGAGGTATTTGGGGATGTATGATTTCCCTGATCATATAGGAAAAAACATTATGAGTTACCTGATAAGGAAAGCTTACTAATCCTATCCAATGTCTCCaagtttaatgataattttacctataGAGTGAAACTGTTCCCTTGGAGGGACCTCCTATGCAGTCTTTAAAGTTTTGGGACACAAAAATGTCCTTTAGCTTTTTATCACCCCTGAAACCTGTTGCCAGAATGACCAAATCTGTCTTTCGAGGTTCAGTTTCACCATTAATCAAAATGCCTTCTTCACGGAAGCTgaaactttgaattttcttcagAATGATGCTGCCTTCTTCAACTTTCTCATAGAACTTTTCTGGTACTGTCGAGGTTAGGCATGAACTGATTTCTTGAAGGAAACTATGTTTTGGTACCATTCCATATTTGGCCAATGGATGCTTATTCTTGATATAACTTTCCACAAATTTTGAGATCCCCCATCTCTGGTAATTACAAGCTATGTAAATTAGTCCCTCAAAAGATTATTTCTTCTCAAGGTACTTAAAAAGGACAAATATACACAAAAAAAGAAATGCTACCAGTGGCGAAAGCATCGTTGCCAAGAGACTAAGCAGAATCCCTTCTCCAGGCTTATGAAGCAGAAGTTCTGAGAACCTATTAAGGTAAAGAAATGCCATAGGAAACCCCCAAGGAAAGTAATCAGGTACATTCCAATGTTCAGTCTTGTACAAAATTGTACATGGAATTTTCACCCCTGGAATTCGGATTTAGGAGGGATTAGTCCAATAAATTGGAATTTGTAGATAATTTATAATTGCTTTCATTGTGGCAATTTGAGACAAAAGATTAACTTGTGTTACCATTTGCTGCTGAGCACTCCAT contains:
- the LOC123213521 gene encoding probable flavin-containing monooxygenase 1, translating into MGKQIAIVGAGISGLIACKYCLSKGFNPLVFESQSCIGGVWTKTFKTTKLQTPKEMYQFSDFPWPSSLTEEFPNQNQVLDYVQSYAHHFDLVRHIKFDSKVVSIEFEGPSHEEIQSWSLWNGNGLPFSSQGKWKVTVEDLQNNSIEVHRVDFVTVCVGRFSDVPNIPEFPPSKGPEAFHGKVVHSMDYAAMDYESAAKFVKGKQVTVVGFQKSALDIAMECSAANGVKIPCTILYKTEHWNVPDYFPWGFPMAFLYLNRFSELLLHKPGEGILLSLLATMLSPLRWGISKFVESYIKNKHPLAKYGMVPKHSFLQEISSCLTSTVPEKFYEKVEEGSIILKKIQSFSFREEGILINGETEPRKTDLVILATGFRGDKKLKDIFVSQNFKDCIGGPSKGTVSLYREIIHPQIPQLAVIGFSEGLSNLYTSEMRCRWLFEFLDGTFKLPEIKDMEKDMAKWVECMKRYSGQYYRKSCIAILHIWYNDQLCKDMGWNPRRKKGLFAELFEPYGPLDYVYSG
- the LOC123212865 gene encoding protein DETOXIFICATION 45, chloroplastic-like isoform X1; the protein is MQCKAYYDKAVELHIFASRKQVAKHKTNSRIEFQFSSVFHILNKPITWHPRNSTCIFWTMTITQLNGGRLSSGMRTRNRQQNPIAKSIKSRFLLQQGGVRDSSVAFCRNWPLSLEHRSRVPILVTCGRKCSIPAAYDQLNSDLGVDSADVEERFNLEDDTGFNSLSEKYPKLGRIPIGDYLDSKSEVDKSHFVDVKLELTMLTLPAIAGQALDPLAQLMETAYIGRLGSVELASAGVSISIFNIISKLFNFPLLSVATSFVAEEVTSNALKDPTSGGSGNRIPFTEISERKQLASVSTALLLAVGIGIFEALALFLGSGPFLNLIGVPSASEMFAPAQRFLKLRALGAPAVVVSLALNGIFRGFKDSKTPFICLGIGNLLAVFLFPILINYCQMGITGAAISTVVSQYIVAAAMIWYLNKKVVLLPPKIGDLKFGGYIKSGGFLIGRTLAVLLTMTLGTSMAARQGSDAMAAHQICMQVWLAVSLLTDALATSGQALIASYISKGDFETVREVTNFVLKIGVVTGVSLAAILGLSFGSLATLFTKDPKVLGIVRTGILFISATQPITALAFIFDGLHYGVSDFPYAACSMMLVGAISSAFLLYAPQLLGLPGVWSGLALFMALRMTAGFFRLLSRTGPWWFLHTDLEKAKYC
- the LOC123212865 gene encoding protein DETOXIFICATION 45, chloroplastic-like isoform X3, which codes for MTITQLNGGRLSSGMRTRNRQQNPIAKSIKSRFLLQQGGVRDSSVAFCRNWPLSLEHRSRVPILVTCGRKCSIPAAYDQLNSDLGVDSADVEERFNLEDDTGFNSLSEKYPKLGRIPIGDYLDSKSEVDKSHFVDVKLELTMLTLPAIAGQALDPLAQLMETAYIGRLGSVELASAGVSISIFNIISKLFNFPLLSVATSFVAEEVTSNALKDPTSGGSGNRIPFTEISERKQLASVSTALLLAVGIGIFEALALFLGSGPFLNLIGVPSASEMFAPAQRFLKLRALGAPAVVVSLALNGIFRGFKDSKTPFICLGIGNLLAVFLFPILINYCQMGITGAAISTVVSQYIVAAAMIWYLNKKVVLLPPKIGDLKFGGYIKSGGFLIGRTLAVLLTMTLGTSMAARQGSDAMAAHQICMQVWLAVSLLTDALATSGQALIASYISKGDFETVREVTNFVLKIGVVTGVSLAAILGLSFGSLATLFTKDPKVLGIVRTGILFISATQPITALAFIFDGLHYGVSDFPYAACSMMLVGAISSAFLLYAPQLLGLPGVWSGLALFMALRMTAGFFRLLSRTGPWWFLHTDLEKAKYC
- the LOC123212865 gene encoding protein DETOXIFICATION 45, chloroplastic-like isoform X2; its protein translation is MQCKAYYDKAVELHIFASRKQVAKHKTNSRIEFQFSSVFHILNKPITWHPRNSTCIFWTMTITQLNGGRLSSGMRTRNRQQNPIAKSIKSRFLLQQGGVRDSSVAFCRNWPLSLEHRSRVPILVTCGRKCSIPAAYDQLNSDLGVDSADVEERFNLEDDTGFNSLSEKYPKLGRIPIGDYLDSKSEVDKSHFVDVKLELTMLTLPAIAGQALDPLAQLMETAYIGRLGSVELASAGVSISIFNIISKLFNFPLLSVATSFVAEEVTSNALKDPTSGGSGNRIPFTEISERKQLASVSTALLLAVGIGIFEALALFLGSGPFLNLIGVPSASEMFAPAQRFLKLRALGAPAVVVSLALNGIFRGFKDSKTPFICLGIGNLLAVFLFPILINYCQMGITGAAISTVVSQYIVAAAMIWYLNKKVVLLPPKIGDLKFGGYIKSGGFLIGRTLAVLLTMTLGTSMAARQGSDAMAAHQICMQVWLAVSLLTDALATSGQALIASYISKGDFETVREVTNFVLKIGVVTGVSLAAILGLSFGSLATLFTKDPKVLGIVRTGILFISATQPITALAFIFDGLHYGVSDFPYAACSMMLVGAISSAFLLYAPQLLGLPGVWSGLALFMALRMTAGFFRLLSRTGPWWFLHTDLEKAKLV